CCGTTTAATGAAGAATATGTAATAAAGTGTGACACCCGCGAGGAAGTATATGCTAAAAGAAAGCAGATTCTTGCCCTGGCACCAAAAATTGACGGAGTCTTCGCCGTAAATGACAGTACTGCTATATCAGCTATGCAGGTTCTACAGGAAAATGGCTATCATATCCCAGGCGACATTTCGGTAGTTGGCTTTGGTGATGGTCCCATTGCTACAATTGCGTCTCCCCCACTTACTACTGTTGAGCAAAAAGGCTATGAGATTGGTCGTGAAGCTGTCCGCATGCTGATTCAGCGTCTTGAAAGCCCAAATGCACAGGTAGACTTTCAAACCAGAATAGTACCCCCATCATTAGTTAAGCGAAAATCAACAAAATAAGGAATCCCGAAAACGGTTGCGGAAGTCCCCTGAAAAAAAAATCGTCTTAAGATTACGATTTAACATTTGCTCCGCAATCGATTTCATACAGAGGTTTTGGTCAAATCTCGCCTTAGGAGATATATTGACATGCAATATAATTATATACATCGGTGTGTTTTTAGCATATATTTGCTCTTGTAACAGGGTATTTTCGTTATTTATCATTTCTTATCCCCTCCAGTCAGTCGGGATGTACCGCATTTACAATCAAAAAAATCATACTTTACTGTAGGGTTCCTGCATTTACAGAGATGTAATTCTCGTGTAATGCGAACTTATTGTATAGGTAGACGATGTCGCAATGCGTCTGCAAGAATTATGGTAAACAAAAACATACAACAATGAGGAATCTGCCTGCTCTGTCTAACAGACAAATCTGGAATATGAGCATAGGCTTTCTGGGCATACAGTTTGGTTTCGCCCTTCAGAATGCCAATGCCAGCCGCATACTCCAAAACTTTGGTGCTGATATCGAACAGCTCTCATGGTTCTGGCTTGCAGCACCCCTGACCGGAATGCTAATACAACCCATTGTTGGTCACTATAGTGACCGTACATGGACGCGCCTTGGAAGGCGTCGTCCCTATTTCCTTTTCGGGGCAATATTTGCTGCACTGGCACTCATATTCATGCCCAACTCAGGATCACTTGCAGTAATCATCCCTCCGATGTTCATCGGAGCAGGTATGTTGATGATAATGGATGCTTCTTTTAATATTTCTATGGAACCATTCAGGGCACTGGTAGCAGACAAACTGCCAGATCATCAGCAGACCAAAGGCTTCTCGGTACAGACAACCCTTATCGGGATTGGTGCCGTACTGGGCTCTCTGATTACATATATAATGGCCGAGTGGCTAGGTGTGTCAAAGGTAGCTGAAGATGGTGGGGTACCTCAAAACGTGATATTATCCTTCTATGTAGGTGCCACTGTGCTTATTGCAGCGATACTATGGACAGTATTTACAACCAAGGAATACTCTCCGGCAGAACTTAAGGAGTATGGTGTAGATGTAGAGCAAAAAGATGAGAACAGAAAAACAGGACTGCTGCAAATCTTCAAGGACTTCGGTGCCATGCCCAAGACGATGAAACAACTTGGTGTGGTTCAGTTTTTCTCCTGGCTCGCACTATACGGGATGTGGGTATTCACGACTCCAGCTATTGCGCAGCATGTATATGGTGTTGAAGCTGGTGACAGTTCTTCCCCACTGTACAATGAGGCAGCAAACTGGGTAGGAATTCTCTTCGGGGTGTATAATGGTGTTGCAGCGATTTTTGCCTTTGCACTACCGGTTATAGCAAAGAAGGTAGGAAGAAAAAATACCCACGCTATTTCTTTGACAATTGGTGCATTGGGCATGCTTTCAATAGCAGTTATTAAAGACCCAATGCTGTTGTTGCTCTCAATGGTCGGAATTGGTGTGGCCTGGGCAAGTATCCTGTCAATGCCTTACGCAATACTGGCCGGATCACTACCCGCATCAAAGTACGGAATCTACATGGGTCTTTTCAACTTCTTTATTACCCTGCCACAGGTGGTCAATGGCATCTTCGGTGGACCGGTTGTCAAGCGTCTGTTTGACTCACAAGCTATTTACGCTCTTGTGATAGCCGGAGTAAGCCTTTTGCTTGCAGCTGCCTCAGTAAGGTTTGTTGAAGACAAATTCGATAAATACAACACTGATAAACAACGATAAATGATTAAAGCGTGTCTGTTTGATCTGGACGGAGTGATAGTTGATACCGCCAAGTACCATTATATAGCATGGAAGGAATTGGCAGCCGAACTCGGCTTTGAGTTTACCGAAAAGGATAATGAAAGGCTCAAAGGGGTCAGCCGCATGGCTTCCCTTGACATACTCCTTTCAATTGGTGGGATCACAAAGACGGAGAAAGAGAAAGATTTACTAGCCCAAAGGAAGAACGAACGTTACGTCTCCCTGATATCACAAATGGAAGCTGACGAGATTCTGCCTGGAGCAAAAGAGTTCCTTACTGCCTGCCGCAAGACCGGAATAGCAACGGCATTAGGTTCGGCAAGCAAAAATGCAATGATCATTCTGGAACGCTTAAAGCTCAATGACCTTTTTGATGTGATAATAGATGGAACCCACACCACCAAAGCCAAACCAGACCCGGAGGTTTTTTTACTGGGAGCTGCTGCACTCAGGGTAGAACCAGAACATTGCGTGGTGTTTGAAGATGCCGAAGCAGGAATCGAAGCAGCCCTTGCAGCAGGCATGAAGTGTGTGGGGATTGGCTCTTCTGAAGTATTAGGCAAGGCAAACCTTGTAATAGCCGGACTTCATCAGATGAGCCTTGAAAAATTAAAAGATCTCCAATAAGAAGCTTAATATGACAAGACAATATTTGAAATTTGATGAGTGGAAGGTAATTGAGGAGGGATTTGACCCCAAGCACCACAAGGCATCAGAGAGTATCTTCAGCCTTGGAAACGGGAGAATGGGGCAACGCGCCAATTTTGAGGAACAATATGGCGGAAGCACTCTTCAAGGAAGCTACATCGCAGGGATCTACTATCCGGATAAAACAAGGGTAGGTTGGTGGAAAAACGGCTATCCAGAGTATTTTGCAAAAGTTATCAACTCACCAAACTGGATAGGGATTAATGTCGAAGTAGAAGGAGAACAACTAGACCTTGCTGTGTGCAGTACTGAGGACTTTGTTCGTGTACTTGATATGCAGCAGGGGACCCTCAGCCGTTCCTTTGTTGCTACCCTTGGCAACGGGAAAAAGATCAAGGTAAGCACAACACGATTTCTTAGTATGACAGAGCCCGACTGTGGCTTGATAAGATATTCTGTGACCCCACTTAATTTCTCAGGCAATATAGTGTTTGACGCATATATTGATGGTGATGTTAAGAATGAGGACTCAAACTACAATGAGAAATTCTGGAATATCCTTGAGACAAGTGCAGGACAATCAGGTGCAGCTTTGCTGGCTCAGACCAAGAAGTTGGACTTCAGGGTAGGATATGCAATGAGATGGGATATTAACACTAAAGATATCCAGGTCTTAGCAAAACATGCTACCAAGAGGGTCGGAAACCAAATCAAGGTCTCAGTAAAACAGGATCAGGAAATTGTATTACACAAATACGTTGGGATTGTTAGTTCACTAAACCACCCATACGAAGCCCTATTACAAAAGGCTGCTGAAAAAGCCGAATATGCAAAACAAAAAGGCTTTGAGGCAATGTTGAAGGCTCATGTAAACCACTGGGCCAACATCTGGATCCACAGCGATATAAAGATTGAAGGTGATGTTGCTGCACAACAGGGCATCAGGTTCAACATCTTCCATCTCAACCAGACCTATACTGGTGATGACGAACGTCTGAATATAGGTCCAAAGGGTTTTACAGGAGAGAAATACGGTGGTACAACATACTGGGACACTGAAGCCTATTGCATCCCATTCTTTATTGCAACAGCCCCCACAAGTGTCACCCGTAACCTCCTGATATACCGTTACAAGCATCTTCAAAAGGCTATAGAAAATGCCCAAAAGCTTGGCTTCACCAATGGGGCAGCTCTCTATCCAATGGTAACTATTAATGGTGAAGAATGCCACAACGAATGGGAAATCACTTTTGAAGAAATACACAGAAATGGTGCAATAGCCTTTGCAATATTTAATTACATACGCCATACAGAGGACTATGCATACCTCGAAGAGTACGGGCTTGAAGTTCTAATTGGAATTG
The genomic region above belongs to Xiashengella succiniciproducens and contains:
- a CDS encoding MFS transporter; translation: MRNLPALSNRQIWNMSIGFLGIQFGFALQNANASRILQNFGADIEQLSWFWLAAPLTGMLIQPIVGHYSDRTWTRLGRRRPYFLFGAIFAALALIFMPNSGSLAVIIPPMFIGAGMLMIMDASFNISMEPFRALVADKLPDHQQTKGFSVQTTLIGIGAVLGSLITYIMAEWLGVSKVAEDGGVPQNVILSFYVGATVLIAAILWTVFTTKEYSPAELKEYGVDVEQKDENRKTGLLQIFKDFGAMPKTMKQLGVVQFFSWLALYGMWVFTTPAIAQHVYGVEAGDSSSPLYNEAANWVGILFGVYNGVAAIFAFALPVIAKKVGRKNTHAISLTIGALGMLSIAVIKDPMLLLLSMVGIGVAWASILSMPYAILAGSLPASKYGIYMGLFNFFITLPQVVNGIFGGPVVKRLFDSQAIYALVIAGVSLLLAAASVRFVEDKFDKYNTDKQR
- the pgmB gene encoding beta-phosphoglucomutase, which codes for MIKACLFDLDGVIVDTAKYHYIAWKELAAELGFEFTEKDNERLKGVSRMASLDILLSIGGITKTEKEKDLLAQRKNERYVSLISQMEADEILPGAKEFLTACRKTGIATALGSASKNAMIILERLKLNDLFDVIIDGTHTTKAKPDPEVFLLGAAALRVEPEHCVVFEDAEAGIEAALAAGMKCVGIGSSEVLGKANLVIAGLHQMSLEKLKDLQ
- a CDS encoding family 65 glycosyl hydrolase domain-containing protein, which produces MTRQYLKFDEWKVIEEGFDPKHHKASESIFSLGNGRMGQRANFEEQYGGSTLQGSYIAGIYYPDKTRVGWWKNGYPEYFAKVINSPNWIGINVEVEGEQLDLAVCSTEDFVRVLDMQQGTLSRSFVATLGNGKKIKVSTTRFLSMTEPDCGLIRYSVTPLNFSGNIVFDAYIDGDVKNEDSNYNEKFWNILETSAGQSGAALLAQTKKLDFRVGYAMRWDINTKDIQVLAKHATKRVGNQIKVSVKQDQEIVLHKYVGIVSSLNHPYEALLQKAAEKAEYAKQKGFEAMLKAHVNHWANIWIHSDIKIEGDVAAQQGIRFNIFHLNQTYTGDDERLNIGPKGFTGEKYGGTTYWDTEAYCIPFFIATAPTSVTRNLLIYRYKHLQKAIENAQKLGFTNGAALYPMVTINGEECHNEWEITFEEIHRNGAIAFAIFNYIRHTEDYAYLEEYGLEVLIGIARFWAQRVNWSVEKKKFVILGVTGPNEYENNVNNNWYTNKMAVWCMKYAAESVERVKNSNPARYKEIIDKTNFDAASETAEWKNIVDNMYFPYNEELQVFMQQDGYMDKLQLTASDIPLAERPINQHWSWDRILRSCFIKQADTLQGIYVFEDEYDTETIRRHFNFYEPRTVHESSLSPCVHTILAARIAKLDKAYEMYLRTSRLDLDDYNREVHEGLHITSMAGTWMSIVEGFGGKRVQNGNLLVNPIIPVQWNSYSFRIRFKESDMEIRVTQKEVSISSHSDKTIELYVYSEKVVVKPGESKVVALKPDYYA